Proteins encoded within one genomic window of Chloroflexota bacterium:
- a CDS encoding Asp23/Gls24 family envelope stress response protein yields MDERVPYHGSVRVPTEPRVLIVMVHRPATGRSVVTRRAIEEIVAAAVRHSYGVVGFADRGIRASVVRRVTGREPGIDIAIDGSLRIGLALEVASGLPVAEVARQVDSAVRYAVRRDLRREVGVVSITVAGLEYRPGRIPEVPVATPTDTASESSPAADAGTVVGGAA; encoded by the coding sequence GTGGACGAGCGCGTACCATACCACGGGTCGGTCCGAGTCCCGACCGAACCGAGGGTGCTCATCGTCATGGTCCACCGTCCCGCGACCGGTCGCTCGGTCGTGACCCGGCGGGCGATCGAGGAGATCGTCGCCGCAGCGGTCCGCCACAGTTATGGCGTCGTCGGGTTCGCCGATCGCGGCATCCGGGCCAGCGTCGTCCGTCGCGTGACCGGCAGGGAACCCGGGATCGACATCGCGATCGACGGCTCGCTGCGGATCGGGCTCGCGCTCGAAGTCGCCTCCGGGTTGCCGGTCGCCGAGGTGGCTCGGCAGGTCGATTCGGCGGTGCGCTACGCGGTCCGTCGCGACCTCCGGCGCGAGGTGGGAGTCGTGTCGATCACGGTGGCCGGCCTCGAGTATCGGCCGGGCCGGATCCCGGAGGTCCCCGTCGCGACCCCCACCGACACTGCGAGCGAGTCATCCCCGGCGGCCGACGCCGGAACCGTCGTCGGGGGTGCGGCGTGA
- the rlmN gene encoding 23S rRNA (adenine(2503)-C(2))-methyltransferase RlmN gives MTSILTPPPAPGPHVETDRPGLAGVHPAALAAWLAENGAPAYRLAQLGEAFWRRHALVAADLHPLPGALRERIAGAYRLDTLEATEVLPSDGGATEKALHRLDDGALVESVLMHYPPRVGRRERHTVCISSQVGCAVGCPFCATGELGFGRDLTTAEIVDQVRAAARRLAADGRVVTNVVFMGMGEPLLNLDRVLEAVQALADPERFGLGARHITVSTSGVVPGIRRLTALGARFTLAVSLHAARDSLRDVLVPLNRRWPVAEVVSAARDHAAATGRRISYEYTMIAGVNDTPADADALATLLQGDLAHVNLIPMNPVAHTPWTASPMQTIEAFAGLVAAAGIPVTIRRNRGQEIGAACGQLAAEHAGEPPARAVGRRRELLVIASAAALRGERSREPSPVVDDGSGRGGSRVAVAADAP, from the coding sequence ATGACGAGCATCCTGACACCGCCCCCCGCGCCCGGCCCGCACGTCGAAACAGATCGACCGGGACTTGCCGGCGTCCACCCGGCGGCCCTCGCCGCGTGGCTGGCGGAGAACGGCGCACCAGCCTACCGCCTCGCGCAGCTCGGGGAGGCGTTCTGGCGTCGCCACGCGCTCGTCGCGGCAGATCTCCATCCGCTGCCGGGTGCGCTTCGGGAGCGGATCGCAGGCGCGTACCGCCTCGACACACTCGAGGCGACGGAGGTCCTGCCGTCGGACGGAGGGGCCACCGAGAAGGCGCTGCATCGACTCGACGACGGCGCCCTCGTCGAGTCCGTCCTCATGCACTACCCGCCGCGGGTGGGTCGCCGGGAGCGGCACACCGTCTGCATCTCGAGCCAGGTCGGCTGTGCCGTCGGCTGCCCGTTCTGTGCGACTGGCGAACTCGGCTTCGGGCGCGACCTGACCACCGCGGAGATCGTCGACCAGGTGCGCGCGGCGGCCCGTCGTCTGGCGGCCGACGGGCGCGTCGTCACCAACGTCGTCTTCATGGGGATGGGAGAGCCGCTCCTCAACCTCGACCGTGTCCTTGAGGCGGTCCAGGCCCTCGCCGACCCGGAGCGGTTCGGTCTCGGGGCGCGGCACATCACCGTCAGCACTTCGGGCGTCGTGCCGGGGATCCGTCGGCTCACGGCGCTCGGTGCGCGCTTCACCCTCGCGGTGAGCCTCCATGCGGCGCGCGACTCGCTCCGTGACGTCCTCGTGCCACTGAATCGGCGCTGGCCGGTCGCCGAGGTCGTGTCCGCCGCCCGAGACCACGCCGCGGCCACGGGACGACGGATCAGCTACGAATACACGATGATCGCCGGCGTGAACGACACCCCGGCCGATGCGGACGCGCTGGCGACGCTCCTCCAGGGCGATCTCGCCCATGTCAACCTCATCCCGATGAACCCCGTCGCGCACACGCCGTGGACGGCGAGCCCGATGCAGACGATCGAGGCGTTCGCCGGGCTGGTCGCGGCTGCCGGCATCCCGGTGACGATCCGGCGGAACCGTGGCCAGGAGATCGGCGCGGCATGCGGCCAGCTCGCGGCCGAGCATGCCGGTGAGCCGCCGGCACGGGCCGTCGGACGCCGCCGCGAACTGCTCGTCATCGCGAGCGCCGCGGCACTCCGCGGGGAACGCAGCCGCGAGCCCTCGCCGGTCGTCGACGATGGCTCGGGCCGGGGCGGCTCCCGGGTCGCGGTCGCGGCGGATGCCCCCTGA
- a CDS encoding ribulose-phosphate 3-epimerase produces MAEGRARVAASILDADFGNLANAIRRAERAGTDRFHLDAMDGHFVPNLTFGAKTIKALRRRTELPFDAHLMITDPGRYLDEYLEAGCDSITIHVEIDEPIEPTLRAIHAAGRAAGLAIKPATPLTALEPYAELLDIVMIMTIEPGFGGQPFMRDIAAGKLLAARRYLRHRAHGGEIHVDGGVNRETAEFVGAQGTDILAVGSALWVKGHDMAREIRLIRTLADEGYQFSLNDGKAPVSRDRWTPFVRLPRPIAARAMADIEEGGIPVIMLRGDGPAGADGERDYDLSVPLAAEPLVEERFGAARAAWLDEARAWREAR; encoded by the coding sequence ATGGCGGAGGGGCGCGCTCGCGTGGCCGCGAGCATCCTCGATGCGGACTTCGGGAACCTGGCGAACGCGATCAGGCGGGCAGAGCGGGCCGGCACGGATCGCTTCCACCTCGACGCGATGGACGGCCACTTCGTGCCGAACCTCACGTTCGGGGCGAAGACGATCAAGGCGCTGCGACGGCGGACTGAACTCCCGTTCGACGCTCACCTCATGATCACCGACCCGGGCCGCTACCTCGACGAGTACCTCGAGGCCGGCTGCGACTCGATCACGATCCACGTCGAGATCGACGAACCCATCGAGCCGACGCTCCGGGCGATCCACGCCGCCGGCAGGGCCGCCGGGCTGGCGATCAAGCCCGCGACGCCGCTCACGGCGCTCGAGCCGTACGCGGAACTCCTCGACATCGTCATGATCATGACCATCGAACCCGGCTTCGGTGGGCAGCCGTTCATGCGCGATATCGCGGCCGGGAAGCTCCTGGCGGCGCGACGCTATCTGCGCCACCGGGCGCACGGGGGCGAGATCCATGTCGATGGGGGAGTCAATCGCGAGACGGCTGAGTTTGTCGGCGCGCAGGGGACCGATATCCTCGCCGTCGGGTCCGCGCTGTGGGTCAAGGGCCATGACATGGCCCGCGAGATCCGCCTCATCCGCACCCTCGCCGACGAGGGGTACCAGTTCAGCCTGAACGATGGGAAGGCGCCGGTGTCGCGCGATCGGTGGACGCCGTTCGTCCGCCTGCCGCGCCCGATCGCCGCCCGGGCGATGGCGGACATCGAGGAAGGCGGGATCCCGGTGATCATGCTTCGTGGGGACGGGCCGGCCGGGGCCGATGGTGAGCGGGACTACGACCTCAGCGTGCCGCTCGCCGCAGAGCCGCTCGTCGAGGAGCGATTCGGAGCGGCCCGCGCCGCCTGGCTCGACGAAGCCCGGGCGTGGCGCGAGGCGCGCTGA
- the priA gene encoding primosomal protein N' — protein sequence MMSDEELRRDPAATPTQRPLVEVAIDAAGGSADRAYTYAVPPALDGLEAGEAVLVEFGRRHALGIVLGPGAMAPGIVSKPIIDRVRTDGPLLPARSVELARWIAERYLAPTSLVIRAMLPPGMLERLELVVERTPGGEGAGGDGDDAGMEAVDGTDRELLDRIGFAPRVVRDLETPSGRAALIRRLRTLEASGRVTLDWTLTTAGAGPRFERRMRLTDDGRVAAANLAAGVRPPGRPLGPHQIELLVALEGDRSIDGGRPTAGTSAGVGASTVTSLARRGLVAISVVAVERRPLARRRPGHRGARPSGSDLTGPQGTALDRIRAAIAEGDPTPLVLDGVTGGGKTAVYVEAIGACLDAGRPVLILVPEVALALPLVDRLRRDLDAEIALVHSGLGEGERADEWRRIRRGEIDIVVGTRLAVVAPLAEVGLVIVDEEHDGAYKSDRTPRLQARDTAVAVARLARAACVLGSATPAVETMGRVRDGTYRRVVLPLRPAGAPPTIEIVDLRAELAAGNRGLISRRLEVAIRDLRSAEGERGILVINRRGSASAVLCRDCGAVQTCDECARPLVFHQAGMSLRCHHCGRAAPLATRCPACGSPRIRYLGGGTQRVEAEVRSRFPGLRVGRLDRDVVERRGGAERVVDAFTDGRLDLLIGTSLVTKGFDIPEVALVGVVSADIALNLPDERSAERTYQLLTQAAGRAGRGDRPGVAIIQTYQPDHPAIRAVAEGDAAAFYDAELTARRRYGAPPFGRYVKLTVGLPDPTVAEAMATATADRLRILAAERRLSVEVIGPAPAYIARRAGRWRWNVVLRGTDPVALLDGGLGPAWSVDVDPETLL from the coding sequence GTGATGTCGGACGAGGAGCTGCGCCGTGACCCGGCCGCGACGCCGACGCAGCGGCCGCTCGTCGAGGTCGCGATCGACGCGGCCGGGGGATCCGCAGACCGGGCGTACACCTACGCCGTCCCGCCCGCCCTCGATGGACTCGAGGCCGGAGAGGCAGTCCTCGTCGAGTTCGGGCGGCGCCACGCGCTCGGGATCGTGCTCGGCCCTGGTGCGATGGCGCCGGGCATCGTCAGCAAGCCGATCATCGATCGGGTCCGGACGGACGGCCCACTCCTGCCGGCGCGAAGTGTGGAGCTCGCCCGCTGGATCGCCGAGCGGTATCTCGCTCCGACGTCGCTCGTCATCCGGGCGATGCTCCCGCCGGGCATGCTCGAGCGCCTCGAGCTCGTCGTCGAGCGGACGCCCGGGGGCGAAGGCGCGGGCGGCGACGGCGACGACGCCGGCATGGAAGCGGTGGACGGAACGGACCGCGAGCTCCTCGATCGGATCGGCTTCGCGCCGCGGGTCGTCCGCGACCTCGAGACGCCGAGTGGCCGGGCCGCCCTGATCCGCCGTCTTCGGACCCTCGAGGCAAGCGGCCGGGTGACCCTCGACTGGACGCTCACCACGGCTGGGGCCGGTCCCCGCTTCGAGCGGCGGATGCGTCTCACGGACGACGGCCGCGTCGCGGCGGCGAACCTGGCCGCGGGCGTCCGACCGCCCGGGCGACCACTCGGTCCGCACCAGATCGAGCTCCTCGTGGCACTGGAGGGGGATCGCTCCATTGACGGCGGCCGTCCGACCGCGGGAACGAGCGCGGGTGTCGGAGCCTCGACCGTCACGAGCCTCGCGCGGCGGGGTCTCGTGGCGATCTCCGTCGTCGCGGTCGAGCGACGACCACTCGCCCGCCGCCGGCCCGGGCACCGTGGCGCCCGACCGTCCGGATCGGACCTCACCGGCCCGCAGGGGACCGCCCTCGACCGCATCCGGGCCGCCATCGCCGAGGGCGACCCGACACCGCTCGTCCTCGACGGCGTGACCGGGGGCGGCAAGACCGCCGTCTACGTGGAGGCGATCGGCGCCTGTCTCGACGCGGGCCGACCCGTCCTTATCCTCGTCCCGGAGGTCGCCCTCGCGCTGCCACTGGTCGACCGACTCCGCCGCGACCTCGACGCCGAGATCGCGCTCGTCCATTCCGGCCTCGGTGAAGGTGAGCGAGCCGACGAGTGGCGGAGGATCCGACGCGGCGAGATCGACATCGTCGTCGGCACCCGCCTCGCCGTGGTCGCGCCGCTCGCCGAGGTCGGCCTCGTCATCGTCGACGAGGAGCACGACGGCGCGTACAAGAGCGACCGGACGCCCCGGCTCCAGGCCCGTGACACGGCCGTCGCCGTCGCCCGGCTTGCTCGCGCTGCCTGCGTCCTCGGCTCGGCGACCCCCGCGGTCGAGACGATGGGGCGGGTCCGCGACGGGACCTACCGGCGCGTCGTCCTGCCGCTGCGCCCTGCGGGCGCGCCGCCGACGATCGAGATCGTCGACCTGCGAGCCGAACTCGCGGCCGGGAACCGCGGTCTCATCTCCCGCCGGCTCGAGGTGGCGATCCGCGATCTCCGGTCGGCCGAGGGCGAGCGGGGCATCCTCGTGATCAACCGGCGTGGCTCTGCGTCGGCCGTCCTGTGCCGCGATTGCGGCGCCGTTCAGACGTGCGACGAATGCGCGCGACCACTCGTCTTCCATCAGGCCGGCATGTCGTTGCGGTGCCATCACTGCGGTCGCGCCGCGCCGCTCGCGACGCGCTGCCCGGCCTGTGGCTCGCCGCGCATCCGCTACCTCGGCGGCGGGACCCAGCGGGTCGAGGCGGAGGTCCGCTCCCGGTTCCCTGGACTCCGGGTCGGACGTCTCGACCGCGACGTCGTCGAACGCCGTGGCGGCGCCGAACGGGTCGTCGACGCGTTCACGGACGGCCGGCTCGATCTGCTCATCGGGACGAGCCTCGTGACGAAGGGGTTCGACATCCCGGAGGTGGCGCTCGTCGGCGTCGTCTCCGCCGACATCGCCCTCAACCTGCCGGACGAGCGGTCGGCCGAGCGGACGTACCAGCTGCTGACCCAGGCGGCGGGCCGGGCCGGACGCGGCGATCGACCGGGAGTGGCGATCATCCAGACGTATCAGCCGGATCATCCGGCGATCCGGGCCGTCGCGGAGGGGGACGCCGCGGCGTTCTACGACGCCGAGCTTACGGCCCGCCGGCGGTACGGAGCACCGCCGTTCGGGCGGTACGTGAAGCTCACCGTCGGACTCCCGGATCCGACCGTGGCGGAGGCGATGGCGACGGCGACGGCCGATCGCCTCCGGATCCTCGCGGCGGAACGGCGGCTCTCCGTCGAGGTCATCGGGCCCGCACCCGCGTACATCGCCCGGCGCGCCGGGCGATGGCGCTGGAACGTGGTCCTCCGCGGGACGGACCCGGTCGCACTGCTCGACGGTGGACTCGGGCCAGCATGGAGCGTGGACGTCGACCCGGAGACGCTGCTCTGA
- a CDS encoding 50S ribosomal protein L28, producing MRTSMARACAICAKVSMGGYNPQSSGMNRVRAHRRYQPNLQPLLVSEGGVVSRRLVCTRCRRTQLKNVR from the coding sequence TTGAGGACCAGTATGGCCCGCGCCTGTGCGATCTGCGCGAAAGTCTCGATGGGTGGCTACAACCCCCAGTCGTCCGGGATGAACCGCGTCCGCGCCCACCGTCGCTACCAGCCCAACCTCCAGCCGCTCCTCGTCTCCGAGGGAGGGGTCGTGTCCAGGCGTCTCGTCTGCACCCGCTGCCGCCGCACCCAGCTGAAGAACGTCCGGTAG
- the def gene encoding peptide deformylase, giving the protein MSVRPIVLLGDPRLRLQGLPVDSFGRSLHELLDDLTESMRHAPGVGLAAPQLGEPLRVCVIEVEDQLHELINPAIVRATGDDRDLEGCLSIPGYVAYITRRERVWVVAQNRFGREVRVAGSGLLGRALQHELDHLDGKLYIDYLDSMDELIAVGPGDEDEQIEARATALA; this is encoded by the coding sequence ATGAGCGTCAGACCGATCGTCCTTCTCGGCGACCCGAGGCTTCGTCTCCAGGGCCTTCCCGTGGACAGCTTCGGTCGCTCGCTCCACGAGCTCCTCGACGACCTCACCGAGTCGATGCGCCACGCTCCGGGGGTGGGACTCGCCGCGCCCCAGCTCGGCGAGCCGCTCAGGGTCTGCGTCATCGAGGTCGAGGACCAGCTCCACGAGCTCATCAACCCGGCGATCGTGCGCGCGACCGGCGACGACCGCGATCTCGAGGGCTGTCTCTCGATCCCCGGCTACGTCGCCTATATCACCCGTCGCGAGCGGGTCTGGGTCGTCGCCCAGAACCGCTTCGGCCGCGAGGTCCGGGTGGCCGGGTCGGGGCTCCTCGGTCGGGCGCTCCAGCACGAGCTCGATCATCTCGACGGGAAGCTGTACATCGACTACCTCGATTCGATGGACGAGTTGATCGCGGTGGGACCCGGGGACGAGGACGAGCAGATCGAGGCGCGCGCCACCGCACTCGCGTGA
- the fmt gene encoding methionyl-tRNA formyltransferase, translating to MSEPAGVVFFGSGGFAVPILERLATSPGIRLVGVVTIPERPSGRGGVLRPAPVRVRADDLGLPIIAPTTLRDPGVAAAIAELRPDVGVLADYGLIVPLTILDLLGHGILNVHPSLLPRWRGASPIPAAILAGDPETGVTIIAMDAGIDTGPIVAAERWPLTGRERAPEVEVHAARVGVALVGRTLGPWLAGALVPHVQDAAAATMTRPLRRADGRLDPTVPARDLERRVRAFDPWPGTHLETSVGRLIVRRVEVIPETGEHDRPPVGTLVAATAGLELVTVEGRLRLEEVQPAGGRPMTGSAFARGRPAVAGGRVV from the coding sequence GTGAGCGAGCCCGCGGGGGTCGTGTTCTTCGGGTCGGGCGGCTTCGCGGTCCCGATCCTTGAGCGGCTCGCGACGTCACCGGGGATCCGCCTCGTCGGCGTCGTCACCATCCCCGAGCGACCGAGCGGTCGAGGCGGCGTCCTTCGACCGGCGCCGGTCCGGGTTCGGGCCGACGACCTCGGCCTCCCCATCATCGCCCCGACCACCCTCCGCGATCCGGGCGTGGCCGCAGCGATCGCCGAGCTCCGGCCGGATGTCGGCGTCCTGGCCGACTATGGGTTGATCGTGCCCCTGACGATCCTCGACCTCCTCGGCCACGGGATCCTCAACGTCCACCCGTCGCTGTTGCCGCGATGGCGCGGCGCGTCGCCGATCCCGGCCGCGATCCTCGCGGGCGACCCGGAGACCGGGGTGACGATCATCGCCATGGACGCGGGCATCGACACGGGACCGATCGTCGCGGCCGAGCGCTGGCCGTTGACGGGGCGCGAGCGGGCGCCGGAGGTCGAGGTGCACGCAGCCCGCGTCGGCGTCGCTCTCGTCGGCCGGACGCTCGGGCCGTGGCTGGCAGGCGCGCTGGTGCCCCACGTCCAGGATGCCGCGGCGGCGACGATGACGCGGCCGCTTCGACGGGCCGACGGCCGGCTCGATCCGACGGTCCCGGCCCGCGATCTCGAGCGTCGGGTCCGGGCGTTCGATCCGTGGCCCGGCACCCACCTCGAGACGTCGGTCGGACGCCTCATCGTTCGTCGAGTCGAGGTCATCCCCGAGACGGGCGAACACGACCGTCCGCCGGTCGGGACACTCGTCGCCGCGACGGCCGGCCTCGAGCTCGTGACAGTCGAGGGCCGGCTCCGTCTCGAGGAAGTCCAACCTGCCGGCGGGCGGCCGATGACAGGATCGGCGTTCGCTCGAGGGCGGCCGGCGGTCGCCGGTGGTCGCGTCGTCTGA